One genomic window of Augochlora pura isolate Apur16 chromosome 5, APUR_v2.2.1, whole genome shotgun sequence includes the following:
- the Pyd gene encoding zonula occludens-like protein polychaetoid isoform X1, translated as MKVFGKLFHSGKRKKKRRDSKRTSMKTRSSVPTVPHDTFLLAGNQPRRHKRRHRNGDRAWEVHHVTVTRVPGYGFGIAVSGGRDNPHFTNGDPAIAISDVLKAGPAEGKLQVNDRIISANGISLEGADYGAAIRVLRDSGSTVLLVVKRRAASNSSGTGNSTLQSHRLTLTRNNKKDDFGIVLGCRLYVKEVTRENSGVKLGDVLTRIGSVATDNMSLKEAKKLMDQCKDRLSIVVTRDNSCCHVHQQAKTETGEYLSGTTSYSSQNLYVPPPTRQPIEDKSNLVPRGRTRGPLMDVSLSQLDLPATPTVDPPRPPPPRPEDYYGTRRQLYDEELSRNKLPMPDPRFITFQKEGSVGVRLSGGNETGVFVTAVQAGSPASLQGLQPGDKILKINDMDMKGVTREEAVLFLLSLQEQIDLIVQHRRQEYDQVVASGKGDSFHIKTHFHYEQPQKGEMSFRSGDVFHVVDTLHNGVVGSWQVFRIGRNNQEVQKGIIPNKARAEELATAQFNATKKEMSASESRGSFFRRRRSSHRRSKSLGRDHWDDVVFSDSVSKFPAYERVILRHPGFVRPVVLFGPVADLAREKLLKDFPDKFTSPQMENQLEDNVGKNTKSSGIIRLSAIREVMDRGKHALLDITPNAVDRLNYAQFYPIVIFLKAETKQIIKEMRAGIPKSAHKSSKKLLEQCQKLDKIWGHTFSAVITLTTPEAWYRKLRELIDRQQQGLLWMSQTKPEEALSDDFLFPMTSRLSYASSPESDLELSPAPALPGALGAPSRLKSSSDPSIATQDDIAAPPPYSTTYQQSFEQPKRRSQGGMGDGKYGFSLSGQVSNQSGSPEYFGGSFEPRSSHHSPPDLPPRVDRNAKPSSQSGRNTIGRSAQERLLNKTDSVLDVANYINATPHKANATSSLERAQPKAGSYDSVSSYDSYNNTNGNASYGTPGLNTSTGRLGPNVPDDLKGSGAPTRSHDPYRFTRSTAQPIPNHDPQTRTDYAKYSRTTDYKSITLPQNKPGGSYKPIPPPKPKNYRPPQANITQPESNGNEGNSTTHQHSKSYSIATSHVEGSNNVQRNSSQYYYNIPPPNRHDSNLTNSHHNLSHLSTPAHNHSLSHTHPHCNPPMSTHSHSNSASQLSLGLSHNRNNVNHNGYVVNNGHNASAQNFPTSPGHNREPSALDLAGSREQRGSAFELYRKPMHHYNAS; from the exons ATGAAAGTATTcggtaaattatttcatagtggaaaaagaaaaaagaagagacgTGATTCGAAAAGAACTTCAATGAAAACACGAAGCAGTGTACCAACTGTACCCCATGACACCTTCCTCTTGGCTGGCAACCAACCAAGAAGACATAAACGAAGGCATAGA AACGGGGACAGGGCATGGGAGGTCCACCATGTCACAGTTACCAGAGTTCCCGGTTATGGGTTCGGAATCGCAGTTTCCGGTGGACGGGACAATCCCCATTTCACCAATGGCGATCCAGCCATAGCAATTTCCGACGTTTTAAAGGCTGGACCCGCCGAAGGAAAATTACA AGTAAACGATCGGATAATATCTGCTAATGGCATATCGTTGGAGGGCGCCGATTATGGAGCCGCTATTCGCGTCCTCAGGGATTCTGGATCGACGGTTTTATTGGTCGTCAAGCGTCGAGCTGCATCAAATTCTTCGGGTACAGGAAATTCCACTCTCCAGAGTCATAGGTTGACGCTaacaagaaacaataaaaaagacG atttcGGAATTGTTCTCGGTTGCCGACTCTATGTAAAGGAGGTAACGCGGGAGAACTCAGGAGTGAAACTAGGAGATGTATTAACTCGAATTGGTAGCGTGGCTACAGATAATATGAGTCTCAAAGAAGCCAAAAAATTAATGGACCAATGCAAAGACAGATTATCAATTGTAGTAACCAGAGACAATTCTTGTTGTCATGTCCATCAGCAGGCAAAGACTGAGACTGGAGAGTATCTCTCAGGAACAACAAGTTATAGTAGTCAGAACTTGTATGTTCCACCACCAACGAGGCAACCAATAGAAGATAAGAGCAACCTTGTTCCAAGAGGTCGGACAAGAGGACCTCTCATGGACGTCTCTCTTAGTCAATTGGATCTTCCCGCAACGCCTACCGTTGATCCTCCTAGACCACCGCCTCCTAGACCAGAAG attattatgGGACTAGAAGGCAACTCTATGACGAAGAATTGTCGCGGAATAAACTTCCAAT gcCTGATCCCCGATTCATTACTTTCCAAAAAGAAGGATCAGTAGGTGTTCGCCTAAGCGGTGGAAATGAAACTGGTGTTTTTGTCACTGCTGTTCAAGCAGGCAGTCCAGCATCTCTTCAGGGTTTACAACCTGGCGATAAAATTCTTAag ataaatgaTATGGACATGAAGGGAGTAACAAGGGAAGAAGCTGTTCTTTTTCTACTCAGTCTGCAAGAACAGATCGACTTGATTGTTCAACATCGACGTCAGGAATACGATCAAGTAGTAGCTTCAGGAAAAGGCGATTCTTTTCacataaa AACTCACTTCCATTATGAACAACCTCAAAAGGGTGAAATGAGTTTCCGAAGTGGAGATGTGTTTCACGTGGTGGATACGTTACACAATGGGGTTGTCGGTTCTTGGCAAGTCTTCCGCATCGGTAGAAACAATCAGGAAGTACAGAAAGGAATTATTCCGAATAAAGCTCGAGCCGAAGAACTAGCAACCGCGCAATTCAACGCGACAAAGAAGGAAATGAGTGCAAGTGAAAGCAGAGGTAGCTTCTTtaggagaagaagaagcagcCATAGACGTTCAAAATCCTTGGGAAGG GATCACTGGGACGATGTTGTGTTCTCAGATAGTGTTAGCAAATTTCCTGCCTACGAAAGAGTTATTCTAAGGCACCCGGGTTTCGTGAGACCCGTTGTCCTTTTTGGACCAGTTGCAGACTTAGCTAGAGAAAAacttttaaaagattttcCTGATAAATTTACATCGCCAC AAATGGAAAATCAATTGGAAGACAACGTTGGTAAAAATACCAAATCATCGGGCATCATCCGATTGAGTGCCATTAGAGAAGTGATGGATCGGGGAAAACATGCTTTACTTGATATTACTCCAAATGCAGTGGATCGACTGAACTATGCGCAATTCTATCCTATAGTTATTTTTTTGAAAGCGGAAACGAAGCAAATTATCAAAGAAATGCGAGCCGGAATTCCCAA ATCAGCACACAAGAGTAGCAAGAAGCTTTTGGAACAGTGTCAGAAGTTGGATAAAATTTGGGGCCATACGTTTAGTGCTGTAATCACGTTAACCACCCCAGAAGCTTGGTACCGGAAGTTGAGAGAATTGATTGACCGACAACAACAAGGATTACTATGGATGAGTCAGACTAag CCGGAAGAAGCACTCTCGGATGACTTCCTATTCCCGATGACTTCTCGCCTCTCCTATGCTTCCTCCCCGGAGAGTGACTTGGAACTTAGTCCGGCACCAGCTTTGCCGGGTGCTTTGGGTGCACCTTCTAGATTGAAGAGCAGCTCTGATCCAAGTATTGCCACACAAGATGATATTGCTGCGCCACCACCATACTCGACCACTTATCAG CAATCATTCGAACAACCAAAAAGAAGATCACAAGGAGGTATGGGGGATGGAAAATATGGATTTTCATTGTCGGGACAAGTCAGTAATCAGTCCGGTTCACCTGAATATTTTGGCGGCTCATTTGAACCAAGATCATCTCATCATAGTCCTCCTGATTTACCACCGCGAGTGGATCGGAATGCCAAACCTAGTAGTCAGTCAGGAAGGAATACTATCGGTAGATCTGCGCAAGAAAGATTACTTAATAAAACAGATTCAGTGCTCGATGTggcaaattatataaatgccACACCTCATAAAGCAAATGCTACGTCGTCGCTGGAACGAGCGCAGCCAAAAGcg GGAAGTTACGATAGCGTGTCTTCTTATGACTCTTACAACAATACGAATGGAAATGCAAGTTATGGAACTCCAGGTTTGAATACATCCACGGGTCGATTGGGTCCAAATGTACCAGATGATTTAAAAGGCAGTGGTGCGCCAACGAGGTCGCACGACCCTTACAGATTCACTAGATCAACAGCACAACCAATTCCCAATCATGATCCACAGACACGGACTGACTACGCTAAATACAG CCGCACAACCGATTACAAGTCGATAACGCTACCCCAAAACAAACCTGGTGGATCGTACAAACCAATCCCACCTCCGAAACCAAAAAACTACAGACCACCGCAGGCGAACATAACGCAGCCAGAAAGTAACGGGAACGAAGGAAATAGCACAACCCATCAACATTCAAAGAGTTACTCCATTGCCACCTCTCAT GTAGAAGGTAGTAACAACGTTCAGCGTAACAGTAGTCAGTACTATTACAATATTCCACCTCCAAATCGTCACGATTCAAATCTCACAAATTCCCATCACAACTTGAGCCATCTGTCCACGCCTGCACACAATCATAGTTTGAGTCACACGCATCCACATTGTAATCCACCAATGTCAACTCATAGTCACAGTAATAGTGCCAGTCAGTTGAGTCTTGGTCTCTCCCATAACAGAAACAACGTAAATCACAATGGATACGTTGTGAACAATGGTCATAATGCATCCGCGCAAAATTTTCCAACGAGTCCAGGACATAATAGAGAGCCTAGTGCTTTAGATCTCGCCGGAAGTAGGGAACAAAGGGGAAGTGCCTTCGAGCTTTATCGTAAACCTATGCACCATTATAACGCAag TTAA
- the Pyd gene encoding zonula occludens-like protein polychaetoid isoform X5 → MKVFGKLFHSGKRKKKRRDSKRTSMKTRSSVPTVPHDTFLLAGNQPRRHKRRHRNGDRAWEVHHVTVTRVPGYGFGIAVSGGRDNPHFTNGDPAIAISDVLKAGPAEGKLQVNDRIISANGISLEGADYGAAIRVLRDSGSTVLLVVKRRAASNSSGTGNSTLQSHRLTLTRNNKKDDFGIVLGCRLYVKEVTRENSGVKLGDVLTRIGSVATDNMSLKEAKKLMDQCKDRLSIVVTRDNSCCHVHQQAKTETGEYLSGTTSYSSQNLYVPPPTRQPIEDKSNLVPRGRTRGPLMDVSLSQLDLPATPTVDPPRPPPPRPEDYYGTRRQLYDEELSRNKLPMPDPRFITFQKEGSVGVRLSGGNETGVFVTAVQAGSPASLQGLQPGDKILKINDMDMKGVTREEAVLFLLSLQEQIDLIVQHRRQEYDQVVASGKGDSFHIKTHFHYEQPQKGEMSFRSGDVFHVVDTLHNGVVGSWQVFRIGRNNQEVQKGIIPNKARAEELATAQFNATKKEMSASESRGSFFRRRRSSHRRSKSLGRDHWDDVVFSDSVSKFPAYERVILRHPGFVRPVVLFGPVADLAREKLLKDFPDKFTSPQMENQLEDNVGKNTKSSGIIRLSAIREVMDRGKHALLDITPNAVDRLNYAQFYPIVIFLKAETKQIIKEMRAGIPKSAHKSSKKLLEQCQKLDKIWGHTFSAVITLTTPEAWYRKLRELIDRQQQGLLWMSQTKPEEALSDDFLFPMTSRLSYASSPESDLELSPAPALPGALGAPSRLKSSSDPSIATQDDIAAPPPYSTTYQQSFEQPKRRSQGGMGDGKYGFSLSGQVSNQSGSPEYFGGSFEPRSSHHSPPDLPPRVDRNAKPSSQSGRNTIGRSAQERLLNKTDSVLDVANYINATPHKANATSSLERAQPKAGSYDSVSSYDSYNNTNGNASYGTPGLNTSTGRLGPNVPDDLKGSGAPTRSHDPYRFTRSTAQPIPNHDPQTRTDYAKYSAMSRKPRQLRRAYRIYISSQDTLV, encoded by the exons ATGAAAGTATTcggtaaattatttcatagtggaaaaagaaaaaagaagagacgTGATTCGAAAAGAACTTCAATGAAAACACGAAGCAGTGTACCAACTGTACCCCATGACACCTTCCTCTTGGCTGGCAACCAACCAAGAAGACATAAACGAAGGCATAGA AACGGGGACAGGGCATGGGAGGTCCACCATGTCACAGTTACCAGAGTTCCCGGTTATGGGTTCGGAATCGCAGTTTCCGGTGGACGGGACAATCCCCATTTCACCAATGGCGATCCAGCCATAGCAATTTCCGACGTTTTAAAGGCTGGACCCGCCGAAGGAAAATTACA AGTAAACGATCGGATAATATCTGCTAATGGCATATCGTTGGAGGGCGCCGATTATGGAGCCGCTATTCGCGTCCTCAGGGATTCTGGATCGACGGTTTTATTGGTCGTCAAGCGTCGAGCTGCATCAAATTCTTCGGGTACAGGAAATTCCACTCTCCAGAGTCATAGGTTGACGCTaacaagaaacaataaaaaagacG atttcGGAATTGTTCTCGGTTGCCGACTCTATGTAAAGGAGGTAACGCGGGAGAACTCAGGAGTGAAACTAGGAGATGTATTAACTCGAATTGGTAGCGTGGCTACAGATAATATGAGTCTCAAAGAAGCCAAAAAATTAATGGACCAATGCAAAGACAGATTATCAATTGTAGTAACCAGAGACAATTCTTGTTGTCATGTCCATCAGCAGGCAAAGACTGAGACTGGAGAGTATCTCTCAGGAACAACAAGTTATAGTAGTCAGAACTTGTATGTTCCACCACCAACGAGGCAACCAATAGAAGATAAGAGCAACCTTGTTCCAAGAGGTCGGACAAGAGGACCTCTCATGGACGTCTCTCTTAGTCAATTGGATCTTCCCGCAACGCCTACCGTTGATCCTCCTAGACCACCGCCTCCTAGACCAGAAG attattatgGGACTAGAAGGCAACTCTATGACGAAGAATTGTCGCGGAATAAACTTCCAAT gcCTGATCCCCGATTCATTACTTTCCAAAAAGAAGGATCAGTAGGTGTTCGCCTAAGCGGTGGAAATGAAACTGGTGTTTTTGTCACTGCTGTTCAAGCAGGCAGTCCAGCATCTCTTCAGGGTTTACAACCTGGCGATAAAATTCTTAag ataaatgaTATGGACATGAAGGGAGTAACAAGGGAAGAAGCTGTTCTTTTTCTACTCAGTCTGCAAGAACAGATCGACTTGATTGTTCAACATCGACGTCAGGAATACGATCAAGTAGTAGCTTCAGGAAAAGGCGATTCTTTTCacataaa AACTCACTTCCATTATGAACAACCTCAAAAGGGTGAAATGAGTTTCCGAAGTGGAGATGTGTTTCACGTGGTGGATACGTTACACAATGGGGTTGTCGGTTCTTGGCAAGTCTTCCGCATCGGTAGAAACAATCAGGAAGTACAGAAAGGAATTATTCCGAATAAAGCTCGAGCCGAAGAACTAGCAACCGCGCAATTCAACGCGACAAAGAAGGAAATGAGTGCAAGTGAAAGCAGAGGTAGCTTCTTtaggagaagaagaagcagcCATAGACGTTCAAAATCCTTGGGAAGG GATCACTGGGACGATGTTGTGTTCTCAGATAGTGTTAGCAAATTTCCTGCCTACGAAAGAGTTATTCTAAGGCACCCGGGTTTCGTGAGACCCGTTGTCCTTTTTGGACCAGTTGCAGACTTAGCTAGAGAAAAacttttaaaagattttcCTGATAAATTTACATCGCCAC AAATGGAAAATCAATTGGAAGACAACGTTGGTAAAAATACCAAATCATCGGGCATCATCCGATTGAGTGCCATTAGAGAAGTGATGGATCGGGGAAAACATGCTTTACTTGATATTACTCCAAATGCAGTGGATCGACTGAACTATGCGCAATTCTATCCTATAGTTATTTTTTTGAAAGCGGAAACGAAGCAAATTATCAAAGAAATGCGAGCCGGAATTCCCAA ATCAGCACACAAGAGTAGCAAGAAGCTTTTGGAACAGTGTCAGAAGTTGGATAAAATTTGGGGCCATACGTTTAGTGCTGTAATCACGTTAACCACCCCAGAAGCTTGGTACCGGAAGTTGAGAGAATTGATTGACCGACAACAACAAGGATTACTATGGATGAGTCAGACTAag CCGGAAGAAGCACTCTCGGATGACTTCCTATTCCCGATGACTTCTCGCCTCTCCTATGCTTCCTCCCCGGAGAGTGACTTGGAACTTAGTCCGGCACCAGCTTTGCCGGGTGCTTTGGGTGCACCTTCTAGATTGAAGAGCAGCTCTGATCCAAGTATTGCCACACAAGATGATATTGCTGCGCCACCACCATACTCGACCACTTATCAG CAATCATTCGAACAACCAAAAAGAAGATCACAAGGAGGTATGGGGGATGGAAAATATGGATTTTCATTGTCGGGACAAGTCAGTAATCAGTCCGGTTCACCTGAATATTTTGGCGGCTCATTTGAACCAAGATCATCTCATCATAGTCCTCCTGATTTACCACCGCGAGTGGATCGGAATGCCAAACCTAGTAGTCAGTCAGGAAGGAATACTATCGGTAGATCTGCGCAAGAAAGATTACTTAATAAAACAGATTCAGTGCTCGATGTggcaaattatataaatgccACACCTCATAAAGCAAATGCTACGTCGTCGCTGGAACGAGCGCAGCCAAAAGcg GGAAGTTACGATAGCGTGTCTTCTTATGACTCTTACAACAATACGAATGGAAATGCAAGTTATGGAACTCCAGGTTTGAATACATCCACGGGTCGATTGGGTCCAAATGTACCAGATGATTTAAAAGGCAGTGGTGCGCCAACGAGGTCGCACGACCCTTACAGATTCACTAGATCAACAGCACAACCAATTCCCAATCATGATCCACAGACACGGACTGACTACGCTAAATACAG TGCGATGTCACGGAAACCTCGGCAATTAAGAAGAgcttatagaatatatatttctagtCAAGATACGTTAgtctaa
- the Pyd gene encoding zonula occludens-like protein polychaetoid isoform X3: MKVFGKLFHSGKRKKKRRDSKRTSMKTRSSVPTVPHDTFLLAGNQPRRHKRRHRNGDRAWEVHHVTVTRVPGYGFGIAVSGGRDNPHFTNGDPAIAISDVLKAGPAEGKLQVNDRIISANGISLEGADYGAAIRVLRDSGSTVLLVVKRRAASNSSGTGNSTLQSHRLTLTRNNKKDDFGIVLGCRLYVKEVTRENSGVKLGDVLTRIGSVATDNMSLKEAKKLMDQCKDRLSIVVTRDNSCCHVHQQAKTETGEYLSGTTSYSSQNLYVPPPTRQPIEDKSNLVPRGRTRGPLMDVSLSQLDLPATPTVDPPRPPPPRPEDYYGTRRQLYDEELSRNKLPMPDPRFITFQKEGSVGVRLSGGNETGVFVTAVQAGSPASLQGLQPGDKILKINDMDMKGVTREEAVLFLLSLQEQIDLIVQHRRQEYDQVVASGKGDSFHIKTHFHYEQPQKGEMSFRSGDVFHVVDTLHNGVVGSWQVFRIGRNNQEVQKGIIPNKARAEELATAQFNATKKEMSASESRGSFFRRRRSSHRRSKSLGRDHWDDVVFSDSVSKFPAYERVILRHPGFVRPVVLFGPVADLAREKLLKDFPDKFTSPQMENQLEDNVGKNTKSSGIIRLSAIREVMDRGKHALLDITPNAVDRLNYAQFYPIVIFLKAETKQIIKEMRAGIPKSAHKSSKKLLEQCQKLDKIWGHTFSAVITLTTPEAWYRKLRELIDRQQQGLLWMSQTKPEEALSDDFLFPMTSRLSYASSPESDLELSPAPALPGALGAPSRLKSSSDPSIATQDDIAAPPPYSTTYQQSFEQPKRRSQGGMGDGKYGFSLSGQVSNQSGSPEYFGGSFEPRSSHHSPPDLPPRVDRNAKPSSQSGRNTIGRSAQERLLNKTDSVLDVANYINATPHKANATSSLERAQPKAGSYDSVSSYDSYNNTNGNASYGTPGLNTSTGRLGPNVPDDLKGSGAPTRSHDPYRFTRSTAQPIPNHDPQTRTDYAKYSRTTDYKSITLPQNKPGGSYKPIPPPKPKNYRPPQANITQPESNGNEGNSTTHQHSKSYSIATSHVSDHLLFLNIYIPCDCHKRKTR, from the exons ATGAAAGTATTcggtaaattatttcatagtggaaaaagaaaaaagaagagacgTGATTCGAAAAGAACTTCAATGAAAACACGAAGCAGTGTACCAACTGTACCCCATGACACCTTCCTCTTGGCTGGCAACCAACCAAGAAGACATAAACGAAGGCATAGA AACGGGGACAGGGCATGGGAGGTCCACCATGTCACAGTTACCAGAGTTCCCGGTTATGGGTTCGGAATCGCAGTTTCCGGTGGACGGGACAATCCCCATTTCACCAATGGCGATCCAGCCATAGCAATTTCCGACGTTTTAAAGGCTGGACCCGCCGAAGGAAAATTACA AGTAAACGATCGGATAATATCTGCTAATGGCATATCGTTGGAGGGCGCCGATTATGGAGCCGCTATTCGCGTCCTCAGGGATTCTGGATCGACGGTTTTATTGGTCGTCAAGCGTCGAGCTGCATCAAATTCTTCGGGTACAGGAAATTCCACTCTCCAGAGTCATAGGTTGACGCTaacaagaaacaataaaaaagacG atttcGGAATTGTTCTCGGTTGCCGACTCTATGTAAAGGAGGTAACGCGGGAGAACTCAGGAGTGAAACTAGGAGATGTATTAACTCGAATTGGTAGCGTGGCTACAGATAATATGAGTCTCAAAGAAGCCAAAAAATTAATGGACCAATGCAAAGACAGATTATCAATTGTAGTAACCAGAGACAATTCTTGTTGTCATGTCCATCAGCAGGCAAAGACTGAGACTGGAGAGTATCTCTCAGGAACAACAAGTTATAGTAGTCAGAACTTGTATGTTCCACCACCAACGAGGCAACCAATAGAAGATAAGAGCAACCTTGTTCCAAGAGGTCGGACAAGAGGACCTCTCATGGACGTCTCTCTTAGTCAATTGGATCTTCCCGCAACGCCTACCGTTGATCCTCCTAGACCACCGCCTCCTAGACCAGAAG attattatgGGACTAGAAGGCAACTCTATGACGAAGAATTGTCGCGGAATAAACTTCCAAT gcCTGATCCCCGATTCATTACTTTCCAAAAAGAAGGATCAGTAGGTGTTCGCCTAAGCGGTGGAAATGAAACTGGTGTTTTTGTCACTGCTGTTCAAGCAGGCAGTCCAGCATCTCTTCAGGGTTTACAACCTGGCGATAAAATTCTTAag ataaatgaTATGGACATGAAGGGAGTAACAAGGGAAGAAGCTGTTCTTTTTCTACTCAGTCTGCAAGAACAGATCGACTTGATTGTTCAACATCGACGTCAGGAATACGATCAAGTAGTAGCTTCAGGAAAAGGCGATTCTTTTCacataaa AACTCACTTCCATTATGAACAACCTCAAAAGGGTGAAATGAGTTTCCGAAGTGGAGATGTGTTTCACGTGGTGGATACGTTACACAATGGGGTTGTCGGTTCTTGGCAAGTCTTCCGCATCGGTAGAAACAATCAGGAAGTACAGAAAGGAATTATTCCGAATAAAGCTCGAGCCGAAGAACTAGCAACCGCGCAATTCAACGCGACAAAGAAGGAAATGAGTGCAAGTGAAAGCAGAGGTAGCTTCTTtaggagaagaagaagcagcCATAGACGTTCAAAATCCTTGGGAAGG GATCACTGGGACGATGTTGTGTTCTCAGATAGTGTTAGCAAATTTCCTGCCTACGAAAGAGTTATTCTAAGGCACCCGGGTTTCGTGAGACCCGTTGTCCTTTTTGGACCAGTTGCAGACTTAGCTAGAGAAAAacttttaaaagattttcCTGATAAATTTACATCGCCAC AAATGGAAAATCAATTGGAAGACAACGTTGGTAAAAATACCAAATCATCGGGCATCATCCGATTGAGTGCCATTAGAGAAGTGATGGATCGGGGAAAACATGCTTTACTTGATATTACTCCAAATGCAGTGGATCGACTGAACTATGCGCAATTCTATCCTATAGTTATTTTTTTGAAAGCGGAAACGAAGCAAATTATCAAAGAAATGCGAGCCGGAATTCCCAA ATCAGCACACAAGAGTAGCAAGAAGCTTTTGGAACAGTGTCAGAAGTTGGATAAAATTTGGGGCCATACGTTTAGTGCTGTAATCACGTTAACCACCCCAGAAGCTTGGTACCGGAAGTTGAGAGAATTGATTGACCGACAACAACAAGGATTACTATGGATGAGTCAGACTAag CCGGAAGAAGCACTCTCGGATGACTTCCTATTCCCGATGACTTCTCGCCTCTCCTATGCTTCCTCCCCGGAGAGTGACTTGGAACTTAGTCCGGCACCAGCTTTGCCGGGTGCTTTGGGTGCACCTTCTAGATTGAAGAGCAGCTCTGATCCAAGTATTGCCACACAAGATGATATTGCTGCGCCACCACCATACTCGACCACTTATCAG CAATCATTCGAACAACCAAAAAGAAGATCACAAGGAGGTATGGGGGATGGAAAATATGGATTTTCATTGTCGGGACAAGTCAGTAATCAGTCCGGTTCACCTGAATATTTTGGCGGCTCATTTGAACCAAGATCATCTCATCATAGTCCTCCTGATTTACCACCGCGAGTGGATCGGAATGCCAAACCTAGTAGTCAGTCAGGAAGGAATACTATCGGTAGATCTGCGCAAGAAAGATTACTTAATAAAACAGATTCAGTGCTCGATGTggcaaattatataaatgccACACCTCATAAAGCAAATGCTACGTCGTCGCTGGAACGAGCGCAGCCAAAAGcg GGAAGTTACGATAGCGTGTCTTCTTATGACTCTTACAACAATACGAATGGAAATGCAAGTTATGGAACTCCAGGTTTGAATACATCCACGGGTCGATTGGGTCCAAATGTACCAGATGATTTAAAAGGCAGTGGTGCGCCAACGAGGTCGCACGACCCTTACAGATTCACTAGATCAACAGCACAACCAATTCCCAATCATGATCCACAGACACGGACTGACTACGCTAAATACAG CCGCACAACCGATTACAAGTCGATAACGCTACCCCAAAACAAACCTGGTGGATCGTACAAACCAATCCCACCTCCGAAACCAAAAAACTACAGACCACCGCAGGCGAACATAACGCAGCCAGAAAGTAACGGGAACGAAGGAAATAGCACAACCCATCAACATTCAAAGAGTTACTCCATTGCCACCTCTCATGTAAGtgatcatttattattcttaaacatttatattcctTGTGACTGTCATAAACGTAAAACTAGATAA